Proteins encoded in a region of the Inquilinus sp. KBS0705 genome:
- a CDS encoding purine-nucleoside phosphorylase, which translates to MLERIEHTTNYIKSRIGDFVPEAGIILGTGLGGLVTEIEVEKQLMYSNIPDFPMSTLEFHSGKLIFGTLAGKKVVAMQGRLHYYEGYSMQQITFPVRVMKMLGIKTLFVSNASGSLNPDFKKGDLMVIADHINLQPMNPLIGRNEDELGPRFPDMSQPYQHHLIDKALSIAAANNITCHKGVYVAVTGPNLETRAEYKYLRIIGGDAVGMSTVPEVIVANHMGLPVFAVSILTDEGFPEELKPVSIDEIIAVASAAEPKMTLILKELIAGL; encoded by the coding sequence ATGTTAGAGAGAATAGAGCACACCACTAATTATATAAAAAGCCGCATAGGCGATTTTGTACCCGAAGCCGGTATTATTTTAGGCACCGGCCTGGGCGGCCTGGTTACCGAAATTGAGGTAGAGAAACAGCTGATGTATAGCAATATTCCCGATTTCCCGATGTCGACATTGGAGTTTCATTCGGGTAAGCTGATATTTGGTACGCTGGCGGGTAAAAAGGTAGTGGCTATGCAGGGCCGTTTGCACTACTACGAAGGTTATAGCATGCAGCAAATTACTTTCCCGGTTAGGGTGATGAAGATGCTGGGTATTAAAACCCTGTTTGTATCAAACGCCAGCGGATCGCTTAACCCCGATTTTAAAAAGGGCGACCTGATGGTGATAGCCGATCATATCAATCTGCAGCCCATGAACCCCCTGATAGGCCGTAACGAGGATGAGCTTGGTCCGCGTTTCCCGGATATGAGCCAGCCCTACCAGCACCACCTGATAGATAAAGCACTTAGCATCGCGGCAGCAAACAATATTACCTGCCATAAAGGAGTTTATGTTGCGGTAACCGGGCCAAACCTTGAAACCCGCGCCGAGTATAAATACCTGCGCATAATAGGCGGCGATGCCGTGGGCATGAGCACCGTGCCCGAGGTGATAGTAGCCAACCATATGGGCCTGCCGGTTTTTGCCGTATCGATATTAACAGACGAGGGTTTCCCCGAGGAATTGAAGCCTGTATCTATCGACGAGATAATTGCGGTTGCCAGTGCTGCCGAACCAAAAATGACATTGATACTTAAAGAGCTAATAGCAGGGCTTTAA
- the lpxK gene encoding tetraacyldisaccharide 4'-kinase: MKYLRWLLFPFSMLYGLVVIIRNWGYDTGLIKSRQFEVPTICVGNLEVGGAGKSPMTEYLVRLLKKDYQLATLSRGYGRQTKGFVTATTTTTATDIGDEPAQFKHKFPDITVAVCEDRAAGIDQLKTNHDLILLDDAYQHRAVRAGLNILLFDYKQLQQVRLLLPAGNLREPFSGKWRADIIVVTKCPTDITYEQKNRCYYRIAPDNRQPLFFTGIAYQPLQDMQGNPVSYVIDADTTVFLLTGIANPAPLLQHIKTFTNRIIHHNYPDHHPFSLKNISKLADEYTACTSRKKIIITTEKDAQRLGLQVLQKAIAGLPVWVLPIGVDFLGEGQQNFNEIVSNYVRENRAHH, from the coding sequence ATGAAATACCTGCGCTGGCTATTATTTCCTTTTTCGATGCTGTACGGATTGGTGGTGATCATCCGTAACTGGGGCTATGATACCGGACTGATAAAAAGCCGGCAATTTGAGGTGCCAACCATTTGTGTAGGCAACCTGGAAGTTGGGGGCGCGGGCAAAAGCCCCATGACCGAATACCTGGTGCGCTTATTAAAAAAAGATTACCAACTGGCCACCCTTAGCCGTGGCTATGGCCGCCAAACAAAGGGATTTGTTACGGCCACTACTACTACCACCGCTACAGATATTGGCGACGAACCCGCGCAATTCAAACATAAATTTCCGGATATTACAGTGGCCGTTTGTGAGGATAGGGCAGCGGGGATAGATCAGCTTAAAACCAACCACGACCTTATTTTGCTTGACGATGCCTACCAGCACCGCGCGGTAAGGGCAGGGCTAAATATTTTATTGTTTGATTATAAGCAATTGCAGCAGGTGCGCCTGCTGCTGCCTGCCGGCAACCTGCGCGAGCCTTTTAGCGGTAAATGGCGGGCCGATATTATAGTAGTAACCAAATGCCCGACTGATATTACCTATGAGCAAAAAAACAGGTGTTATTACCGCATAGCGCCCGATAACCGGCAGCCCCTGTTTTTTACCGGCATTGCTTACCAGCCCTTGCAGGATATGCAGGGCAACCCTGTGAGTTACGTTATTGATGCCGATACTACCGTGTTTTTGTTAACCGGTATTGCCAACCCCGCGCCGCTGTTGCAGCATATTAAAACTTTTACCAACCGTATCATACACCACAATTATCCCGATCATCACCCGTTTAGCTTAAAAAATATCAGTAAACTTGCCGATGAATACACTGCCTGTACTTCGCGGAAAAAAATAATCATCACAACAGAAAAGGATGCCCAACGTTTAGGCTTACAGGTTTTGCAAAAAGCCATTGCCGGCCTGCCCGTTTGGGTGCTGCCCATTGGGGTTGATTTTTTGGGCGAGGGGCAGCAAAACTTTAATGAGATAGTGAGTAATTATGTTAGAGAGAATAGAGCACACCACTAA
- a CDS encoding DUF433 domain-containing protein, whose protein sequence is MDVNKVINIDNDILNGQPVFTGTRVPVESLFDHLEAGVSLDEFLEDFPSVKKEQAIALLDMANKIVTSKDIVKLYEAVA, encoded by the coding sequence ATGGATGTAAATAAAGTCATCAATATAGATAACGATATTTTAAACGGCCAGCCCGTTTTTACCGGCACACGCGTGCCTGTAGAGTCGCTGTTTGACCATTTAGAAGCTGGGGTGTCTTTAGATGAGTTTTTAGAAGATTTTCCATCGGTTAAAAAAGAGCAAGCTATTGCTTTACTGGATATGGCTAACAAGATCGTCACTTCAAAAGATATTGTAAAACTTTATGAAGCTGTTGCTTGA
- a CDS encoding serine hydrolase, producing MKYRLSIILLLTALSTFAQTDAKLSAQLQTATKGFNGTLGIYVQNLKSGKTVEINADTLFPTASMIKVSILSGLMDKIEKGELRYNQKLAYRDSLLYAGEDILGSFKDKDTIQLSKVAMLMITMSDNTASLWLQKLVTGEHINQWLDANGFKVMRVNSRTAGREAMRNIYGWGVSTPREMARLFTMIHDGKVVSPAASERMLRTLNRIYWDNTALSQIPPNVQAISKQGAVDDSRSETVLVNAPHGDYVFSVITKNNKDQSWAPTNEADILIKKVSALLWHYYEPGSKWQPAPGIDKYMLNE from the coding sequence ATGAAATACCGCCTGTCCATCATTCTGCTCCTAACTGCACTAAGCACCTTTGCCCAAACCGATGCGAAGCTAAGCGCGCAATTGCAAACCGCTACTAAAGGTTTTAACGGTACGCTTGGTATTTATGTACAAAATTTAAAAAGCGGTAAAACGGTCGAGATCAATGCTGATACGCTGTTCCCTACCGCCAGTATGATAAAGGTGAGCATACTAAGCGGCTTAATGGACAAAATAGAGAAAGGTGAGCTGCGCTACAATCAAAAACTGGCTTACCGCGATTCGCTGCTGTATGCAGGCGAGGATATATTAGGGTCGTTTAAGGATAAAGACACCATACAGCTAAGCAAGGTAGCCATGCTGATGATCACCATGAGCGATAATACCGCCAGCCTATGGCTGCAAAAACTGGTAACAGGCGAACATATTAACCAATGGCTGGATGCAAACGGATTTAAGGTGATGCGGGTAAACTCGCGCACGGCAGGCCGCGAGGCTATGCGCAATATTTATGGCTGGGGAGTAAGCACACCGCGCGAAATGGCCCGCCTGTTTACTATGATACATGATGGCAAAGTGGTGAGCCCTGCCGCCAGCGAGCGGATGCTACGCACACTTAACAGGATATATTGGGATAATACAGCCCTATCGCAAATACCGCCGAATGTGCAGGCCATATCCAAACAAGGCGCGGTTGACGATTCAAGGTCGGAGACGGTATTGGTGAATGCCCCGCATGGCGATTATGTTTTCTCTGTGATCACCAAAAACAATAAGGACCAAAGCTGGGCACCCACCAACGAGGCCGATATATTAATTAAAAAGGTGTCGGCCCTGCTGTGGCATTATTACGAGCCGGGCAGCAAGTGGCAGCCCGCCCCGGGTATAGATAAATATATGCTTAACGAGTAG
- a CDS encoding glyoxalase: MSDYKIPAQTRIGHVHLKVSDIQKSMAFYCDLLGFELVTMYGDQAAFISAGGYHHHIGLNTWHSKGAPPAPEYAPGLYHTAILYPERKDLATILQRLADAGYPLTGASDHGVSEALYMDDPDGNGVELYWDRPKEQWPTDEHGNLTMYTRRLDVEGLLGLLK, encoded by the coding sequence ATGAGCGATTATAAAATACCCGCCCAAACCCGCATAGGGCATGTGCATTTAAAGGTAAGCGATATACAAAAATCAATGGCCTTTTACTGCGATTTGCTGGGCTTTGAGTTAGTAACCATGTACGGCGACCAGGCCGCCTTTATATCGGCAGGCGGTTACCATCACCATATTGGCTTAAACACCTGGCATAGTAAAGGCGCGCCACCTGCGCCGGAGTATGCGCCGGGCTTATACCATACCGCCATTTTATACCCCGAGCGTAAAGATCTGGCAACCATATTACAGCGCTTGGCAGATGCCGGTTACCCGCTTACAGGCGCATCAGACCATGGCGTATCCGAAGCTTTATACATGGATGACCCCGATGGTAATGGTGTAGAATTATACTGGGACCGCCCAAAAGAGCAATGGCCAACCGATGAACATGGCAACCTAACCATGTATACCCGCCGCCTTGATGTTGAAGGCTTATTAGGGCTGTTAAAGTAA
- a CDS encoding YihA family ribosome biogenesis GTP-binding protein, protein MIIKSADFICSNTQISKLPPPVKPEYAFIGRSNVGKSSLINMLTQKKGLAKTSQTPGKTQLINHFLVNDNWYIVDLPGYGYARASKSKKADWNRFIQTYLDKRESLQCVMVLIDSRLEPQKIDVEFCSWLGEKGLPFVLVFTKADKQSNLKTDQNIAKFKKVLLEMFEEVPQLFVTSAENMTGRDEVLGFIGGINNSFEIPEFDEERYS, encoded by the coding sequence ATGATCATAAAATCTGCCGACTTTATTTGCAGCAACACCCAAATATCCAAGCTGCCGCCACCGGTAAAGCCTGAGTACGCTTTTATTGGCCGCAGTAATGTGGGTAAATCGTCGCTGATAAATATGCTTACCCAAAAAAAGGGGCTGGCAAAAACATCGCAAACGCCGGGCAAAACCCAGCTGATCAACCATTTTTTGGTGAACGATAACTGGTACATTGTAGATTTACCCGGCTATGGCTATGCACGTGCTTCTAAATCAAAAAAAGCCGACTGGAACCGCTTTATACAAACCTACCTGGATAAGCGCGAAAGCCTGCAGTGCGTAATGGTGTTGATTGACAGCCGCCTGGAGCCCCAAAAAATTGACGTGGAATTTTGCAGCTGGCTGGGCGAAAAAGGCCTGCCCTTTGTGTTGGTGTTTACCAAGGCCGATAAGCAATCGAACCTAAAAACCGACCAGAATATCGCTAAATTTAAAAAGGTACTTTTAGAGATGTTTGAAGAAGTGCCTCAACTGTTTGTAACATCAGCCGAAAACATGACCGGCCGCGACGAGGTGCTGGGTTTTATAGGTGGCATTAACAATAGTTTCGAGATTCCCGAGTTTGACGAGGAGCGATATAGTTAA
- a CDS encoding 4-hydroxybenzoate octaprenyltransferase: MKKYLSLVTFAHTIFAMPFAFIGFFLAVTTTDHKFEWQKLVMMLFCMVFARNSAMAFNRYLDRNIDAKNPRTQKRDIPAGRISPAAALTFTLINCGLFILTTWFINPLCFYLSPIALLVVLGYSATKRFTALCHIVLGLGLSLAPIGAYLVVTGAFALTPIFFSLSVLCWVSGFDIIYALQDEDFDREEKLHSIPAWLGKVNALRLSTFLHVLSALFILMPVFYTNVGLLYYIGIAFFCAMLIYQHMLVKPNDLSRVNIAFMTTNGIASVVFAAFFLMDRVWMR; encoded by the coding sequence ATGAAAAAATATTTATCATTAGTAACCTTTGCGCATACCATATTTGCCATGCCATTTGCCTTCATCGGCTTTTTTTTGGCGGTAACCACTACCGATCACAAATTTGAATGGCAAAAGCTGGTAATGATGCTGTTTTGCATGGTGTTTGCCCGTAACTCGGCCATGGCCTTTAACCGCTACCTTGACAGGAACATCGATGCTAAAAACCCCCGCACCCAAAAACGCGACATTCCGGCAGGCCGGATAAGTCCCGCCGCTGCCCTAACTTTTACATTAATAAACTGCGGTTTGTTTATACTAACTACCTGGTTTATTAACCCGCTTTGCTTTTACCTGTCGCCTATTGCCTTATTGGTGGTATTGGGTTATAGCGCTACCAAACGCTTTACAGCACTTTGCCATATAGTGCTGGGTTTAGGCCTGTCGCTTGCCCCTATCGGCGCTTATTTAGTGGTAACGGGTGCCTTCGCGCTTACACCTATTTTCTTTTCGCTATCGGTATTATGCTGGGTGAGTGGTTTTGATATTATTTATGCCCTGCAGGATGAAGATTTTGACCGCGAAGAAAAGCTGCATTCTATCCCCGCCTGGCTGGGTAAGGTAAACGCGTTAAGGCTGTCAACCTTTTTGCATGTGCTATCGGCGCTGTTTATACTTATGCCGGTTTTTTATACTAACGTAGGTTTGCTTTATTACATCGGTATCGCGTTCTTTTGCGCTATGCTTATTTATCAGCACATGCTGGTTAAACCAAACGATCTTAGCCGTGTAAACATCGCCTTCATGACCACCAATGGTATAGCCAGCGTGGTTTTCGCAGCCTTCTTTTTGATGGATAGGGTATGGATGCGTTAA
- a CDS encoding Crp/Fnr family transcriptional regulator gives MDALTSAQLATFRKDIEPYVVFNEAEWIVFIQYITVTTFKKKQHFAEYGKVCKYFGYILTGSVRYYHLKDGADITGYFSFEHELVSSYKSFLTGEPSLTNIQALEHTQIILISKQNLDLMLNNPMLGYKMERFGRLVAEHYLICYEDRIASFITQTPEERYLKLLQYGREVLQRMPQHYIANFLGITPVSLSRIRKRILVN, from the coding sequence ATGGATGCGTTAACATCGGCACAACTGGCAACATTTCGTAAGGATATTGAGCCTTACGTGGTTTTTAACGAAGCCGAGTGGATCGTATTTATCCAATACATCACCGTAACAACTTTTAAAAAGAAACAGCACTTTGCCGAGTATGGTAAGGTTTGCAAGTATTTTGGCTATATTCTCACCGGCTCGGTAAGATACTATCATCTTAAGGACGGGGCAGATATTACCGGCTATTTCAGCTTTGAACACGAGTTGGTAAGCTCGTACAAAAGCTTTTTAACCGGTGAGCCCAGCCTGACCAATATCCAGGCGCTCGAACATACGCAGATCATCCTCATCAGCAAGCAAAACCTCGACCTGATGCTGAACAACCCCATGCTGGGTTACAAAATGGAACGCTTTGGCCGCCTGGTTGCCGAGCATTACCTGATATGCTACGAAGACCGCATAGCATCGTTTATTACCCAAACACCCGAAGAGCGTTACCTTAAGCTATTACAATACGGCCGCGAGGTGCTACAGCGCATGCCCCAGCACTACATCGCCAACTTTTTAGGCATTACACCTGTATCGTTATCCAGGATAAGGAAGCGGATATTGGTGAACTAA
- a CDS encoding NAD-dependent epimerase/dehydratase family protein: MHTILGAGGPVANALTRELTNNNQTIRLVSRKPVNITGNNITWQKADLLNYNEVLEAAKGSTVIYLCAGLVYDSKVWQQQWPIIIQNVINVTKATGARLIFFDNVYMYGLVNGPMTEETPYHPISEKGKIRAAIANQLMAEVKAGHINASIARAADFYGTDSGNSFLDMMVLSKFAKNERAQWMGDASKLHNFTYIPDAGRAMYLLGQNPQSDNQIWHVPTAPPLTGKQFIEMAAAIYNVKPRYMGVSKFMLTLMGLFVKVIKGTIEMFYQYDHDYDFNSAKFEKAFNFTPTSYKDGLKEMAETNYKPSV; encoded by the coding sequence ATGCATACAATATTAGGAGCCGGCGGGCCGGTAGCAAATGCGCTAACCCGCGAATTAACTAACAACAACCAAACTATACGCCTGGTAAGCCGCAAGCCTGTAAACATTACCGGCAACAACATTACCTGGCAAAAAGCCGACCTGTTAAACTATAACGAAGTGCTGGAAGCAGCAAAAGGATCAACCGTAATATACCTGTGCGCGGGTTTAGTTTATGATAGTAAAGTTTGGCAACAGCAGTGGCCCATCATCATACAAAATGTTATAAACGTGACCAAAGCAACCGGCGCACGATTGATATTTTTTGACAACGTATATATGTACGGTTTGGTTAACGGGCCAATGACCGAAGAAACGCCATACCACCCCATTAGCGAAAAAGGCAAGATAAGGGCAGCCATAGCCAACCAACTAATGGCCGAAGTAAAGGCTGGCCATATAAACGCCAGTATAGCCCGCGCTGCCGATTTTTACGGAACAGACTCGGGCAATAGCTTTTTAGATATGATGGTGCTAAGCAAATTTGCCAAAAATGAGCGTGCCCAATGGATGGGCGATGCAAGTAAGCTGCATAATTTTACCTACATACCCGATGCGGGCCGCGCCATGTATTTACTGGGCCAAAACCCGCAAAGCGATAACCAAATATGGCACGTGCCTACCGCCCCGCCGCTTACCGGTAAACAGTTTATCGAGATGGCCGCTGCGATATATAATGTAAAACCACGGTATATGGGTGTAAGCAAATTTATGCTAACGCTGATGGGCCTTTTTGTAAAAGTGATAAAAGGCACCATAGAAATGTTTTATCAATACGACCACGATTATGATTTTAACTCGGCTAAGTTTGAAAAAGCGTTCAACTTTACACCTACAAGTTACAAGGACGGTTTAAAGGAAATGGCAGAAACGAATTATAAACCTTCAGTTTAA
- a CDS encoding M3 family oligoendopeptidase: MIHKKTRTYIPADLEIKWETLEPIYQELISRPLTSVEALEQWLKDSSELQAALEEDFAWRYIRMTCDTTNEELLQSFQYFATEIEPKTAPYNNELNKKLVENEYVDQLEEEKYYIMLRGVKKSLELFREENIPLQTEIQVEQQKYQSITGSMSVHIGDKEYTLEQASVFLKDTDRSKRQEVWEKITARRLQDKTVLDTLFNHLRALRHKVALNAGFENFRDYMFQALGRFDYTPKDCYDFHAAIETEIVPILREQAHKRQQALGVASLKPWDMDVDISGKPALKPFNSGAELVEKSIQCFRNINSYLGERLEIMKDNNLFDVESRKGKAPGGYNYPLSETGAPFIFMNSANTFRDLTTMVHEGGHAVHTFLTADLELNDFKHCPSEVAELASMSMELISMDNWDVYFDNEEDLKRAKRDQLVDVLKTLPWVAVVDQFQHWIYTNPDHTDAERTEAWLQIYEPFGAGFADWSEHAEAEQNLWQKQLHIFEVPFYYIEYGMAQLGAIAVWKNYKENPEKGLQQYLDALKLGYTKTITEIYETAGIKFDFSAGYVKELAEFVKAEMDKI, translated from the coding sequence ATGATCCACAAAAAAACAAGAACTTATATACCGGCCGACCTTGAAATTAAATGGGAAACGCTGGAACCGATTTACCAGGAACTAATAAGCCGACCGCTTACTTCGGTTGAGGCTTTAGAGCAATGGCTTAAAGACAGCAGCGAACTACAGGCAGCCTTAGAAGAAGACTTTGCATGGCGCTACATACGCATGACCTGCGATACCACCAACGAAGAGCTGCTGCAAAGCTTTCAGTACTTTGCTACCGAAATTGAGCCGAAAACAGCGCCTTACAACAACGAGCTTAATAAAAAGCTGGTAGAGAACGAGTATGTAGATCAACTGGAAGAAGAGAAATACTACATCATGCTGCGCGGTGTTAAAAAATCGTTGGAGCTATTCCGCGAGGAGAATATACCGCTGCAAACCGAGATACAGGTAGAGCAGCAAAAATACCAATCGATAACCGGCTCCATGTCGGTACATATTGGCGATAAAGAGTACACGCTTGAGCAGGCATCGGTATTTTTAAAAGATACCGACCGCAGCAAACGCCAGGAAGTTTGGGAAAAGATAACCGCCCGCCGCCTGCAGGACAAAACGGTATTAGATACGCTGTTCAATCACCTGCGCGCGCTGCGCCATAAGGTGGCACTTAACGCGGGTTTCGAAAACTTTAGGGACTACATGTTTCAGGCATTGGGCCGTTTTGATTACACGCCTAAAGATTGCTACGATTTTCATGCGGCTATAGAAACCGAGATAGTACCCATACTGCGCGAGCAGGCACACAAAAGGCAGCAGGCCTTAGGTGTAGCATCGCTTAAGCCCTGGGATATGGATGTAGATATATCGGGCAAGCCGGCCTTAAAGCCCTTTAACAGCGGTGCCGAACTGGTAGAAAAATCTATACAATGTTTTAGGAACATTAACAGCTACCTGGGCGAGCGTTTAGAGATAATGAAGGATAACAACCTGTTTGATGTAGAAAGCCGTAAGGGCAAGGCACCGGGCGGTTATAACTACCCGCTGTCAGAAACAGGCGCGCCTTTCATTTTCATGAACTCGGCAAATACCTTCCGCGATTTAACTACCATGGTGCACGAAGGCGGCCACGCGGTACATACCTTTTTGACTGCCGACCTGGAACTAAACGATTTTAAACATTGCCCAAGCGAGGTTGCCGAACTGGCTTCGATGTCGATGGAGCTGATATCTATGGATAACTGGGATGTTTATTTTGACAACGAGGAAGACCTTAAACGCGCCAAGCGCGACCAGCTTGTTGATGTGCTTAAAACACTGCCATGGGTAGCCGTGGTCGATCAGTTTCAGCACTGGATATATACCAACCCCGACCATACCGATGCCGAGCGCACCGAAGCTTGGTTACAAATATACGAGCCATTTGGCGCGGGCTTTGCCGATTGGAGCGAACATGCCGAAGCCGAGCAAAACCTGTGGCAAAAGCAATTGCACATTTTTGAGGTGCCGTTTTACTATATTGAATATGGTATGGCCCAGTTAGGCGCCATTGCCGTTTGGAAAAACTATAAAGAGAACCCTGAAAAAGGCTTGCAGCAATACCTGGACGCCTTAAAGCTGGGTTACACCAAAACCATTACCGAGATTTACGAAACCGCAGGCATTAAATTTGATTTTAGCGCAGGCTACGTAAAAGAACTGGCCGAATTTGTAAAAGCCGAAATGGATAAAATTTAG
- a CDS encoding phosphatase PAP2 family protein: protein MNTGLKDVLYRIRFFFIPYMALLCACLIIKLCYTRADIFFAVNSLYSHWADVAAPYVTDIGDGITVLIIAAVFCLVNYRAAFLLVSSYALTALVAQILKYSFDMPRPKVYFADQLNRIHFVPDLYILATRSFPSGHTVTAFMAGVVFTYLLKNKKWGVLLFVVAVLVGYSRMYLSQHFFEDVTAGSVIGVIVTFLWLSYIDRKVFINSPGWNRGLLKR, encoded by the coding sequence ATGAATACAGGCTTAAAGGATGTTTTGTACCGTATAAGGTTTTTTTTTATTCCTTACATGGCGTTGTTATGTGCCTGTTTAATTATTAAGCTTTGCTATACACGGGCTGATATATTTTTTGCTGTAAATAGCCTTTACAGCCACTGGGCCGATGTTGCCGCGCCTTACGTAACCGATATAGGCGATGGTATAACCGTATTAATAATAGCAGCTGTTTTTTGCCTGGTTAACTACCGTGCGGCTTTTTTACTGGTAAGCAGCTACGCCCTAACCGCGCTTGTTGCCCAAATATTAAAGTACAGTTTTGATATGCCACGGCCCAAGGTTTACTTTGCCGACCAGCTAAACCGCATACACTTTGTGCCCGATTTATACATATTAGCAACCCGTAGTTTCCCATCGGGGCATACGGTTACGGCTTTTATGGCAGGGGTGGTGTTTACCTACCTGTTAAAAAATAAAAAATGGGGAGTGTTGTTATTTGTGGTGGCAGTATTGGTAGGCTACTCGCGCATGTACCTTAGCCAGCATTTTTTTGAGGATGTAACCGCGGGATCGGTTATTGGGGTGATAGTTACCTTTTTATGGCTGAGCTATATTGACCGTAAGGTATTTATAAACAGCCCCGGCTGGAACCGGGGGCTGTTAAAACGATAA
- a CDS encoding amino acid permease, with amino-acid sequence MSKSIFRKKSVGKILADVECGFSDSEHPGSASQLKKELNVKDLTLMGIAAVVGAGIFSTIGEASFYGGPGVSILFIITAVTCGFSALCYAEFASRIPVAGSAYTYAYASFGELIAWIIGWDLLMEYAIGNIAVAISWSTYFVNLLEGFHLHMPEYLTMDYFSAFRAHEKIQELTAGGHIADITDNMKSAAIAWNSAPGFGNFKLIANLPALGIVFVITYLVYIGIRETKKATNAMVILKVAIVIAVIAIGFFYVTPANWHPFMPNGFKGVMKGVSGVFFAYIGFDAISTTAEECQNPQKDLPRGMIYSLLICTVLYILISLVLTGMVNYKDLQVGDPLAFVFAKVGLKNISYVISISAVIATASVLLIFQLGQPRIWMSMSRDGLLPKAFSRIHPKFHTPSFATIVTGFVVAIPALFLNLTEVTDLTSIGTLFAFVLVCGGVLLMPREAAQKGRFHLPYISARYIAPIIFVVAAFFFWKPFMEILGQDNKHEKFPFFLFIILSATLTIAAVIKKLSLIPVLGLLSCFYLMTELTYQSWIRFLAWLLIGLAIYFTYGYKHSLIGKAEKAE; translated from the coding sequence ATGTCTAAAAGCATCTTTCGCAAAAAATCCGTTGGTAAAATATTAGCTGATGTTGAATGCGGTTTCAGCGACAGCGAGCACCCGGGCAGTGCCTCGCAGCTTAAAAAAGAACTAAATGTAAAAGACCTAACCCTGATGGGTATTGCCGCCGTAGTTGGGGCGGGCATCTTTTCAACCATTGGCGAAGCCTCATTTTACGGCGGGCCGGGGGTATCCATATTATTTATCATAACCGCGGTTACCTGCGGTTTTTCGGCTTTGTGCTATGCCGAATTTGCATCGCGCATACCGGTAGCAGGTAGCGCCTATACCTATGCCTACGCTTCATTCGGCGAATTAATTGCCTGGATAATTGGCTGGGACCTTTTGATGGAATATGCCATTGGCAATATTGCGGTGGCTATATCATGGAGCACCTATTTTGTGAACCTGCTGGAAGGTTTTCACCTGCACATGCCCGAGTATTTAACTATGGATTACTTTTCGGCGTTCCGCGCACACGAAAAGATACAGGAACTTACTGCCGGCGGCCACATAGCCGATATTACCGATAATATGAAAAGCGCCGCCATTGCATGGAACTCGGCGCCGGGCTTTGGCAACTTTAAACTGATAGCCAACCTGCCTGCATTGGGTATTGTATTCGTCATTACCTACCTGGTTTATATAGGCATACGCGAAACCAAAAAAGCCACCAACGCTATGGTGATACTTAAGGTAGCCATTGTTATTGCCGTTATTGCTATCGGCTTTTTTTATGTAACACCGGCCAATTGGCATCCGTTTATGCCCAATGGCTTTAAAGGCGTTATGAAAGGCGTTTCGGGCGTGTTTTTCGCTTACATTGGTTTTGACGCCATATCTACTACTGCCGAAGAGTGCCAAAACCCGCAAAAAGACCTGCCGCGGGGTATGATATATTCCCTGCTGATATGTACAGTTTTATACATACTGATATCACTTGTACTTACCGGAATGGTAAACTACAAAGACCTGCAAGTAGGCGACCCATTAGCATTCGTATTCGCTAAGGTGGGTTTAAAAAACATTAGTTATGTCATATCTATCAGCGCGGTTATTGCTACGGCGAGTGTACTATTGATATTTCAACTTGGCCAGCCGCGTATATGGATGAGCATGAGCCGCGATGGTTTGCTGCCAAAGGCATTTTCGCGTATACACCCCAAATTCCATACCCCATCGTTCGCAACTATTGTTACGGGCTTTGTGGTAGCCATACCGGCGCTGTTCCTTAACCTAACCGAGGTTACCGACCTAACCAGTATAGGTACCCTGTTTGCCTTTGTACTGGTTTGCGGTGGAGTATTGTTAATGCCGCGCGAAGCAGCACAAAAAGGACGTTTTCATTTGCCGTACATTAGCGCAAGGTATATAGCGCCTATCATTTTTGTAGTAGCGGCATTCTTTTTTTGGAAACCATTTATGGAGATATTAGGGCAGGATAACAAACACGAAAAATTTCCTTTCTTTTTGTTTATCATCCTGTCTGCAACGCTAACCATAGCAGCGGTAATTAAGAAGCTATCGCTGATACCGGTATTAGGCCTGCTAAGCTGCTTTTACCTAATGACCGAACTTACCTACCAAAGCTGGATACGCTTCCTGGCATGGCTTTTAATAGGCCTGGCCATATACTTTACCTATGGCTACAAACACAGCCTGATAGGCAAGGCCGAAAAAGCAGAATAA